The Dehalococcoidia bacterium genomic sequence CGCCATCTACCACCAGAACTCTCCCCTTCCCACCCTGCGCTACAGCAACCTCACCCTCACCAACAACGGCACCAACGCCGTCGAACTGCCCGATAGCGCCACGGTGAACAAGCCAGTCACCCTCGACAGCGCAGCGCTCGGCGGCGCCTTCTTCCTCGCCGGCAGCATCGCCATCAACGCCAACCAGACGCTCACCATCACCCCCGGCACCACCCTCCGCTTCAAGAACGATGCCTACCTTGTGGCTGCGCCGAACGGGCGCTTGGTCGCTGAGGGGACGCCCAGCCAGCCTATCACCTTCACCTCCGCCCTCACTACCCCGGCGCCCGGCAGCTGGGCCTTCATCACCTTCAACGCCAACGCCACCGGCCGCCTGCGCCACTGCGTCATCCAGTACGCCGGCTCCTCAACCGG encodes the following:
- a CDS encoding right-handed parallel beta-helix repeat-containing protein → AYITFNNSTTGRLRHCVIQYAGSSTGGAPKHFSLGVGAPTDVEVRHCTIEHGRGVGVLVQETATSPLLDNVTIRNVSDVAIYHQNSPLPTLRYSNLTLTNNGTNAVELPDSATVNKPVTLDSAALGGAFFLAGSIAINANQTLTITPGTTLRFKNDAYLVAAPNGRLVAEGTPSQPITFTSALTTPAPGSWAFITFNANATGRLRHCVIQYAGSSTG